The proteins below come from a single Aegilops tauschii subsp. strangulata cultivar AL8/78 chromosome 6, Aet v6.0, whole genome shotgun sequence genomic window:
- the LOC123493389 gene encoding uncharacterized protein, with translation MAPQYKLSCLTALHMLLCIASAISPEGEALLRWKSTLLNSTYLSSWSHAESTCNWFGVTCGHAGHVTALDLSWLSLNGTLDALYFPAFRNITTLDLCGNNLVGTIPENISLLLTLTYLDLSNNYFVGVTPHQLGKLPWIHYIDLGNNYLTNPDPAKFLPLSTVQTLHLNDNNLNGTFPQFILNRTNVRLEDLDLSGNFFSGSIPETLPDMVPNLLFLDMSSNMFSGLIPSEFGNLTSLESLHLSWNMLSGGLPPSFSMMGQILNFDVGNNHLLSGNIPLELFSNWTELGFFSIANNSFTGSIPREISRWESLQYLLLSGNCFNSSIPAELGSSLRVLDLSNNHLTGMIPSGFGKLSFLLQFLDLSSNHLEGEIPASLSLLSVNYIFLFGNRLTGVINKDFCKQRHLQFLDLSNNLLSGMLPGCLWNLPNLTYMDLSSNAFVGEVTTLTNDASPLESVHLSNNSFSGYFPSLIKNLESLVILDLGDNMFSGTIPSWIGASLSMLRILRLRSNMFHGSIPWEVSQLSHLQLLDLAENNLTGSIPVSFANFTCMIETTPEMDVSAILASFETFGDMPYMYTGTHYSYDGQMDIIWKGRDYTFHKTITLMTGIDLSSNFLSGEIPAQLVNHQALRFLNLSRNNLSGGIPKNIGSLKNVESLDLSWNKLSGRIPPSISDLLCLSLLNMSNNLLSGEIPTGNQLQTLNDPSIYSNNLGLCGLPLSTPCKHDSSSATVLDQPNEHDHELETLWLYYSVIAGTVFGFWIWFGTLFFWNIWRITFFNCIDAMQQTVMQKMVSTWQYDTLFPAFRRS, from the coding sequence ATGGCACCACAATACAAGCTCTCATGTTTGACAGCTTTGCATATGCTGCTATGCATAGCCAGTGCAATCAGCCCGGAAGGAGAAGCACTCCTCCGGTGGAAGTCCACTTTGCTCAATTCCACCTACCTGTCATCATGGTCGCATGCCGAATCGACCTGCAATTGGTTCGGCGTCACCTGTGGCCATGCCGGCCATGTTACCGCACTCGACCTATCCTGGTTAAGCCTCAATGGCACGCTCGACGCCTTGTACTTCCCGGCGTTCCGGAACATCACCACACTCGACCTCTGTGGCAACAACCTCGTCGGTACCATCCCAGAAAACATATCGCTGCTGCTCACCTTGACCTACCTGGATTTGAGCAACAACTATTTTGTTGGTGTGACCCCCCATCAACTCGGCAAGCTCCCATGGATTCATTACATCGATCTGGGAAATAACTACTTAACCAACCCAGACCCTGCCAAGTTCTTGCCTTTGTCCACCGTGCAGACCTTACATCTAAATGATAACAATCTCAACGGCACTTTTCCACAGTTCATCCTGAACCGCACCAATGTTAGGTTGGAGGACCTCGACCTATCAGGTAACTTCTTCTCGGGTTCAATACCTGAGACTCTGCCAGATATGGTTCCAAATTTACTATTTCTTGATATGTCCTCCAACATGTTCTCCGGACTCATACCGAGTGAATTCGGTAACCTTACTAGTCTTGAGTCCTTGCACCTATCGTGGAACATGCTATCTGGAGGTTTGCCACCATCCTTTTCAATGATGGGCCAAATTCTAAACTTTGATGTTGGGAACAACCACCTTCTCAGTGGCAACATCCCACTAGAATTGTTTTCAAACTGGACTGAACTTGGCTTTTTCAGTATTGCAAACAACTCCTTCACCGGAAGCATTCCACGGGAGATCAGCAGATGGGAGTCCCTGCAGTACCTCCTCCTTTCTGGCAACTGCTTCAACAGCTCAATCCCCGCGGAGCTAGGATCTTCCCTGCGGGTGCTAGACTTGTCCAATAACCATCTTACAGGCATGATACCATCGGGGTTTGGTAAATTATCATTCTTATTACAATTCCTTGACCTTAGCAGCAACCACTTGGAGGGAGAGATTCCAGCGAGCTTGTCGCTCCTATCTGTCAACTACATATTCTTGTTCGGTAACAGGTTGACAGGTGTCATCAACAAGGATTTCTGTAAGCAACGTCATCTACAGTTCTTGGACCTATCAAACAATCTCCTGTCTGGAATGCTCCCTGGTTGCTTATGGAACCTGCCTAATCTTACATACATGGATTTGTCAAGCAATGCCTTTGTTGGAGAAGTCACAACCTTGACGAATGATGCTTCTCCATTAGAATCAGTACATTTGTCCAACAACAGCTTCTCTGGATATTTTCCATCTCTTATAAAGAACTTGGAAAGCTTAGTAATTTTGGATCTTGGAGACAATATGTTTTCTGGCACAATTCCTTCATGGATAGGAGCTAGCCTCTCTATGCTAAGAATTCTCCGACTACGGTCAAATATGTTTCATGGAAGTATTCCTTGGGAGGTATCACAACTCTCTCATCTCCAGTTGCTTGACCTAGCTGAAAACAATCTTACAGGTTCTATTCCAGTAAGTTTCGCAAACTTTACTTGCATGATAGAGACAACGCCAGAAATGGATGTAAGTGCTATCCTTGCAAGCTTTGAAACATTCGGGGATATGCCTTATATGTACACTGGTACGCATTATTCATATGATGGTCAGATGGACATAATCTGGAAGGGACGCGATTATACTTTCCATAAGACAATTACGCTTATGACTGGTATTGATCTGTCAAGCAACTTCCTTTCAGGTGAGATTCCTGCTCAGTTAGTAAATCATCAAGCCCTGCGGTTCCTGAACCTATCAAGAAATAATTTATCCGGTGGTATCCCAAAAAACATTGGGAGTTTGAAAAATGTGGAGTCTCTTGACCTCTCCTGGAATAAACTCTCGGGCCGTATTCCTCCAAGCATATCAGATTTGTTGTGCCTAAGCTTGCTCAATATGTCCAACAATCTACTATCAGGAGAGATACCTACAGGCAATCAGCTCCAAACACTCAATGACCCGTCAATATACAGCAACAACCTGGGACTTTGTGGTCTCCCCCTGAGCACTCCATGCAAGCATGATTCAAGTTCTGCAACAGTGCTGGATCAGCCAAATGAACATGACCATGAACTTGAAACTTTGTGGCTGTACTACTCAGTGATTGCTGGAACTGTCTTTGGTTTCTGGATATGGTTTGGAACATTGTTTTTCTGGAACATCTGGAGGATTACGTTCTTCAATTGCATCGATGCCATGCAGCAGACTGTTATGCAAAAGATGGTGTCTACCTGGCAGTATGACACTCTGTTTCCCGCTTTTAGGCGTTCATGA